CGACCCCGTAAAGCCATGGAGCAACAACAACGTTCCCCGTCCAGATTCTTGGTTCGTTTCCACAACATGGTAATCCACGTTCCGAATCCGCATCCCTACTTCAACTCCGAACGAATTGCCGTCGCCATCTCTTCCCATAAAGCCCGGTGCGCGTCCACATTTTCATATCGATTCGTTTTGACCTCAATAATATCCAACCCCTTATGAAAATGAGCCCGATCAAGCGCATCATGGAACTCATCCCAATCCGCAACCTCATGAAAATCACCCTCATAAAGCGCCGCCGTATAGCGGAAATCCAGATCCGTTCCCGTTCCAAACAACGATTCAAAATACTTCGGATCAGACGCCTGCGGTAAGAACGAGAAGATCCCGCCACCATTATTATTCACCACAATAATCGTCAAATTCAAGCCATATTTTTTCGCCATCAAAAGTCCGTTCATATCATGATAAAACGATAAATCCCCGATCAATAAATACATCGGTTGCTCCGTCAAACTCGCGCCGAGTGCCGAAGATACAACACCATCAATCCCGTTCGCGCCACGATTTCCAAGCATTCGAACCTGCTTATCCACCTGCGCAAAATACGTATCAACATCGCGAATCGGCATACTGTTTCCAATAAACAAGCCTGCTTTATCTGGAATCCACGCACGAAGATCATACACAAGTTTTCCTTCATCCAGAACCGTCACCGTTTCCATATGCGCATCCATCACCGTCTTCAATTTGCCATTCAAACTCTCCCAAGTCGACAACCAATCAGCCGATGTTTTCACCTGCCAACCAGCCGTCAACGCGCCAACAAGGAAATGTTCGTCACAATGAATCATATTCGTCACCGCTTTAATCGGATCCTTCCACGCCGCACCAGGATCAACAACGTAAAACATCACGTCCTCCAAAGCCTCGAGCCACTTCATGAGCGGCTTCGAAACCGGCATCGCACCAAAGCGAATCACAACTTCCGGTTGCAACGCCACGCGTGCCATCTCCTCTTTTAAAATCGCATCATACTGGTCAATCACCACATCACTCATCGCGCCATAACTCCGCAACTGCGACAACGGATCCGCCAAAATCGGCCAACCAATCTGTTCCGCAAGCGCCACCAGTTTTGGCGAGAAAGCCTTTTTATCCAAAGGTCCCGCTACAAAAACGCCACGCTTCCCGGCACAAGCTCGGGTAATCTGCTCAATCACTGCATCTTCCAACACCTCATGCGTGTAATAAATATGCACATGGCGGCGCTTCTTCTCCGTTACCGCGAATGGTGATGGCTCTAAAATCGGCATCAACGGCTCACGCAACGGAAAATTCAAATGAACAGGCCCACGTGGCGCATTCATCGCAATATCCACAGCCTTCGAGCCATGCCATTTTGCAAAACGCAACATCTCCGTCGAATTCTCAGGCAACGCCATATCCGTAAAATCCTTCACATGCGATCCAAACAGGCGAACCTGATCCATCGCTTGCGGCGCCCCAACATTTCGTAATTCATGTGGCCGATCCGCCGTCAAAACAAGCAACGGAACCTGCGATAAATTCGCCTCAGCCACCGCTGGAAAGTAATTCGCAGCCGCTGTTCCCGATGTACATAAAAGTACAACCGGTCTTTTCGAAGCCTTCGCAATCCCCAGCGCAAAAAATCCCGCCGAGCGTTCATCCACATCCACATAAATTTTTAACGTCGGATGTTCAGCCATCAATAAAGCAATCGGCGTCGAGCGCGAACCTGGACTAATAACCGCCTCTTTCACACCAGCCTGCACCAATTCCTCCACAAAAGCCGCCAAATATTCCGTCATGACCTGTCTATGTTCGTTCATGTACCTTACCTCCTAATACCCGCAACATCGGCTGAAACTTAATCGCCGTTTCCGCAAGTTCTTCTGCCGGCACCGAATCCGCCACAATCCCACATCCCGCATAAAGTATCGCGTTCGTGTCTATCGCAAGCGCTGACCGAATCGCGACCGCAAACTCTCCACGATCTAGCGAATCAATCCAACCAATCGGTGCTCCGTAAAAACCGCGATCCATCTCTTCTTTCAAACGAATCACCGTCATCGCTTCTCTTTGCGGCCAACCACCAAGCGCCGGCGTCGGATGTAGCGCACGCAACACATCCAGCATCCCCGCCTCGCCTCGCCGTCCCGAAACCGTCATATACAAATGCTGAATATCCCGATTCTTGAGCAGCATCGGATTCGCCGACACCTCAACATCCTCACAAAAGCGCTCCATCGTTGCCTTAATCATCTCCACAACAAAATGGTGCTCCGCTAAATTTTTCGCATCATTGAGCAGCGTAGACCCAAGAATCGCGTCCGCATTCTCCGTGTCCCCACGAGCAATCGAACCCGCCACACAAGCCGACTCCAATTTCTCCTCATCCGCCAATAGCAATCGTTCCGGCGTCGCGCCAAAGAAAGTACTCGCCCCGTTTTCGAGTACGAAACAATAACTATTCCCTTGCTGCTCCTCCATATGCGCGATCATCCGACTACTCGAAAGAAAGCCATCAAATCCAAGTCGCATTCGCCGAGCCAGCACCACTTTTTGCATATCTGGCGCTTCTTGAAGTAGCGTCACAACATCCGTCGCAGCCCGCAACCAAGTATCCTCCGCCAAGCGCTCCTCCAAAATACAAGCAACCTCAGGATCAGCCGTAACTTCCGCCGCCGCAATCTTTTCCCACTGCGCCATCACAGCCTCCACTTTCGAATACACATCGTCCGCCGAAAGCCAAATGTTCACCGATAAATAACAACGATCATCCTTCTCCGTCACTAAAAAAAGCGGTAAATAAAAAAATCCTTCCCCAAACTTTTCCCATTCTGGCGACGTATCATGCTCATCATCAAAACTAAATCCACCAAAATATACAGCACCACAAGCCATTTCCTCGCTGTTCGTTACCGTCTGCCGAAGCACCTGCTCTTTTCTCGTATGTAACGCCAAAAAACGATCCTGACCGCGTTCTACCTTCAACTGATCCATCGCACCGAGCCCAGAAAGACGCAACGTTCGCTCCTTATTTTGCCAGAAGAAACGCTCCCCCTTAAAAGCCCCACTTGCCTGATCAAATATGTGCTTCGCCGAGCCCTCTTCTAGCTCCGTCACCCAGCTCAATAACACATTCTCATTTTGCGAAATCATCGTCCGCTTTGCCTGCTCAAATAGCTCTATCGGCAATGTTAAACCCATATAACTCATCTCTCCTTCATTGCCTCAACTCACCTCATCATTATAACAAAAGAAGCGCATTTGTACACCTCCAGAGACTCCCGAAAAAACAGTTCCCAAAGCCAATTGAAAAAGAAATCTCCTATATTCATTGACTAATGAGGGAACATTGCCTAAAATTGTACAAGTACAATGCTTTTATAAAAGGAGAGAAACTAATGGCACACGGCTCAAAATCAGCCATTGCAAGACGCTCTGGTTTTCATAAATGGTGGATGTTATTACGCCCACACACGCTGGTCGCATCTTTTGTCCCAGTATTTTTAGGAACTAGTGTCGCAATGAGCTACGAAACTTTTCATTTTACGCGCTTCCTCGTCATGCTAATTTCCTGTTTCCTAATACAAACATCGGCGAACCTTTTCAATGAATATTACGACTTCAAAAAAGGGCAAGATGATGAACATACTGTAGGAAACGGTGGCGCCATAGTCCGAAACGGGATGAAACCGGGCTTTATTTTATTCTTAGCCATTTTTCTATACGTACTAGCGATTCTTGGCGGTATCTACTTATGCATGGACGTGAATAACTGGTGGATCGGCTTGCTTGGTATTATTTCCATGGTTGTCGGATACTTATACACCGGCGGACCATATCCGATTGCCTACACACCATTCGGCGAAATCATGGCGGGTTTTTTCATGGGAGGTATTATAACATTCATTTCCTTCTACATCCAAGCCGGATTTATCGGGTCCTTCATTGTTTACGTTTCGATTCCAGTCATGGTATTGGTCGGTAACTTATTGCTCGCCAACAGTATCCGCGATTTAGAACCCGACAAAGCAAACGGTCGCCTCACACTTGCAATTCTTTTAGGACGAAAAGGAGCACTCGCGTTATTCATCGGCGCTTTCATTTTCGCGTACGTTTGGGAGATTGCACTTATTTTCACTATCGAAGCAACACCGTGGATTCTAATCATCCTACTCAGCGTTCCAGAAGCCGTGAAAGCCGTTCGCCACTTCATCGGTAAAAGCGTGCCAATCACAATGGTACCCGCGATGAAAGCAACAAGTAAGGCGCTCACGTTCTTCGGAATTTTACTAGCAATCGCATTTTTGATCAGCTTATTAAGCGCAAATATGGTTGATTTTTAACTACAATAAAGCGAGGTATCCTAATGAATCGGCTACCTCGCTTTATTTATGCATTATCTAGGAATAACCGTAAACTCTTGTCGACTGCGTATTTGATCGTCCTTATCAAAGCCAACCAGTTCATATTTTTGCGTCGGACTACTCACGGACTTCACATGAAGCGGCAGATAGATTTGGAACCCAGCATCGGTATAACCCGCATTCCGAGTCGTTTTTTCACCATTAATGAAGAGGAATATTTTCGCGATATCTTTCCCGCGACTCCCCGTAAGATAGTTCGGACTTCCTAATATATAGGTGGACGTTGTCAGCGTCAAGCGGTAATCAAGAATCGTCACCACGCGTCGTGCTAGCTCTACATAATTACTAGTCACACCGACGACTTCCGCCAACACTTGGTCGCTCTTAATCAGTCCATCCATGTTAGTAAATGTAAAAATCCCCTGCGATGTTTGCGCTTGTTGCTCCACTTTCCCATTCACCCACAAACGAACCTTGGCAATTGCGCCACCGAAACTTCCCTGATATGTACCTTCACCCAAAACATAGTCTGATATCAGTAATCGTTCGTCTTTGATGCTTAACGGATATGTTTTACGTACGACACCTTGCGCGTCAATCCCAACAATTTCAACGGTGTCCTCGCTGTTTTTTATCCATGATGCCATGTTAGAAAATGTATACACGCCGTTCGCTTTTGTCGCCACTGCTTTTTGTACCCTATTCACTAAAAGCGCCACCATGTAGATATGTTCTCCGTAATTCCCAGAATAAACAGTCTGATCTAAACTATAAACCGGTCCCGCTAATGAAAAATCATACACCGCAACTGGAACCCGATAGCGCTCGATATGCTTCTCTTGTTGTACCGCAATCACATCGACCGTGTCCTTCGTTTGAATATTGAATTTTTTCAACCCTGTGAACGTATAAATCCCGTTTTCTGTCGTCGCTTGTACAACAGTACCATTTATTATGAATCGGACTTTAAATACATCTTTTCCATACGTTCCACGATACACATCTTGACCAACCTCCAAAAATGGGGCCGTCACCGTGTAATCAAGTATCGTAAGCGTTACCTGGTTTTGCACTTTTCCAAACGAATCTAGCCCTTGAATCATGACATCACTCGTTGGTTGAATATCTTGCAAGAGCATTATCGTAAATTGGAACGCACGATTCCGAACATCTACCATTTTCGGAGTGCCATTCCCGTTCATAAGTTGTACTTTCACAATATCTTTCCCGGCTATCCCGTCCAATTGCACTTTTCCCATTTCGTAAGCCGATACCATCAACGTGTAATCCTTCACATTAACCACCATCGTATGGCAGATATCTCCGTCGCTGTTCCGTGCCTCCAAATGGATCGTCTCATTAAAGGCATATTCCGCCATACCAGCAAAATGGAAACGACGTGTAGTCGGATTAATGACAGCGCTTAACCACATGCCGTCTAGCGTTTGGAAATCCACACTAACGATATCCTGCCCACATGTTCCAACCAGCTCATTTTGCCCAATTTGATACGGTTCTACAGACAAACGATAATCGCGAACAGGGACGATGACACTTTTTTGAATGATGTTGTCTTTATCTAGTCCTGAAACCCTCACATCACTTCCCGCTACTAACAAATCAGCCACATTGGTGAATTCGAACGTTCCATCCCCTTTTGGCGCCACTTCCTTCACGACTTTACCCGCCATCGTTAATTGGATCTTACCCATGCCTTTTCCGACTTTCCCGGTGAGGCTAGCCGCTCCAACCAAATAGACATCCGCCGATAATTCATAGCTATAGATTCCAAGCGCAACCCGATTCAACTCTTTATAATTCTTATCCACACCAACGATTTCCACGTTATCCGCCACGTTCAGCTTATAATTCAGCATCGCACTAAGGGTAAATATGCCATTGTTCGTCGCGGCCTGACCAATCGCTTTTCCATCTTTCCAAATCCGAACATAGGCTATATTTTCGCCATACTTCCCAGAAAGCGATGTGGCATCAATCATGTAATCATTCGCTGACAGTTTATTAGCAGCAGATAGCAATTGTAATGGTAACGTTTGCAAAAGATACCCCTTCGCATCAAAGCCTTTCACCACATATTTGCTGTCTTTTTGAGCTGTTAGCGTATTCATTCCTGTAAACTGAAAAGCATTCGATTGCATCATAGCCTCTTTCACATCCACACCATCCCGACTCAGAACAACTTTCGCAACTGGCGCTTCGAGATTTCCTTGGTATTCCGATTTCGCTAGGATATCATCGTAGATTGGGGCTGTTAGAAGGTTGAAGGCAAAGTCTTGTATATTTCCCGTTTTACTATTTAAATCAGCCACTTCTTTATTCCGCTCTGCCTTATTTCCAACAGTGATCAGGCGATTCAACACGGGTTTAATCCTTTTGTAAGCACCCATCCCTGTTTCCATTGTAGCTGTCGTGGCAGTTACTTCTACCCTTGCCCAAACAACGTCAGACTCTGGTATCGGCTTATGAATGATCCGGTTATTTATGAGGACCAGTTCTTCGGAAGGTTTTACAAGATCGATCGACTCTGGTTCGCTATCTGCCAATCGAACAGTAGCAAAAGCTGGTTTACTGGCTGGATCTGGCTTCCCAACAATACCACCATGGTTGATAGGCCCTTCCATCGTAAACGTATTGTCATAAAATTCAACGCCTACTCCGTTTTCTTTCGCGATGCTTACAAGGCGAAGTGGGAATCTCGATTCACCGCTGATCTCCATTTCATTATTTCTAACAACGATATTGGATGGTGTTCCGATTTCTGTTCCACCACGTACATTGGAAAAAGCTCGTTCCGCAACAAATAGGAAACCAAAAGCGTGCACACTTTTGATGATTGCTTTGTTGTTCTCTAACAGGACATTTTTAGCCCCGCTTAGGCGATAGGGTTGGTAGTAAGCATGTACTTGACCATTGAGGAGCGGCTTATCTACACCCCATTTTTTAAGCATCTCATCCGCTTTTCGATTACACGGATTTTCATCCAAATGCGATTCCCCTACTTGAACCATGTTGTCTAGAATATGAATCGTATCATTATGCGGGCCATAGCTATCGATCCCTGCATCAAACATATTCGTGACTTTCTCTTCCTTCATCACATACAGATAATGATACACACCATAGCGTTGCATCCAGTTCGATACATGATTCCCCTTCACGGTAACATCTTTATTACCACGGTATAACT
The sequence above is drawn from the Listeria weihenstephanensis genome and encodes:
- the menD gene encoding 2-succinyl-5-enolpyruvyl-6-hydroxy-3-cyclohexene-1-carboxylic-acid synthase, with the protein product MNEHRQVMTEYLAAFVEELVQAGVKEAVISPGSRSTPIALLMAEHPTLKIYVDVDERSAGFFALGIAKASKRPVVLLCTSGTAAANYFPAVAEANLSQVPLLVLTADRPHELRNVGAPQAMDQVRLFGSHVKDFTDMALPENSTEMLRFAKWHGSKAVDIAMNAPRGPVHLNFPLREPLMPILEPSPFAVTEKKRRHVHIYYTHEVLEDAVIEQITRACAGKRGVFVAGPLDKKAFSPKLVALAEQIGWPILADPLSQLRSYGAMSDVVIDQYDAILKEEMARVALQPEVVIRFGAMPVSKPLMKWLEALEDVMFYVVDPGAAWKDPIKAVTNMIHCDEHFLVGALTAGWQVKTSADWLSTWESLNGKLKTVMDAHMETVTVLDEGKLVYDLRAWIPDKAGLFIGNSMPIRDVDTYFAQVDKQVRMLGNRGANGIDGVVSSALGASLTEQPMYLLIGDLSFYHDMNGLLMAKKYGLNLTIIVVNNNGGGIFSFLPQASDPKYFESLFGTGTDLDFRYTAALYEGDFHEVADWDEFHDALDRAHFHKGLDIIEVKTNRYENVDAHRALWEEMATAIRSELK
- a CDS encoding isochorismate synthase, which translates into the protein MGLTLPIELFEQAKRTMISQNENVLLSWVTELEEGSAKHIFDQASGAFKGERFFWQNKERTLRLSGLGAMDQLKVERGQDRFLALHTRKEQVLRQTVTNSEEMACGAVYFGGFSFDDEHDTSPEWEKFGEGFFYLPLFLVTEKDDRCYLSVNIWLSADDVYSKVEAVMAQWEKIAAAEVTADPEVACILEERLAEDTWLRAATDVVTLLQEAPDMQKVVLARRMRLGFDGFLSSSRMIAHMEEQQGNSYCFVLENGASTFFGATPERLLLADEEKLESACVAGSIARGDTENADAILGSTLLNDAKNLAEHHFVVEMIKATMERFCEDVEVSANPMLLKNRDIQHLYMTVSGRRGEAGMLDVLRALHPTPALGGWPQREAMTVIRLKEEMDRGFYGAPIGWIDSLDRGEFAVAIRSALAIDTNAILYAGCGIVADSVPAEELAETAIKFQPMLRVLGGKVHERT
- a CDS encoding right-handed parallel beta-helix repeat-containing protein yields the protein MKTASMNNFKTSTIKGEYASENVEAWRALTETLKSSEEEVVLQFGVGEYFFNASIPVVSNITVRGVEANGEKKTSLTFIHAGSGIVTGLEKQPAEGVAGDMLTNVSFQDIQIQYRISQDGYVPALTYAKEDPAKDYSLITLLRPYDHKYNAYSGLSNINFTNVHVNANERGHVALNFGGVTNLTIRDCHVEGSGYGNGIGVEYSEKVLIENNTVHNTGRAGIQLYRGNKDVTVKGNHVSNWMQRYGVYHYLYVMKEEKVTNMFDAGIDSYGPHNDTIHILDNMVQVGESHLDENPCNRKADEMLKKWGVDKPLLNGQVHAYYQPYRLSGAKNVLLENNKAIIKSVHAFGFLFVAERAFSNVRGGTEIGTPSNIVVRNNEMEISGESRFPLRLVSIAKENGVGVEFYDNTFTMEGPINHGGIVGKPDPASKPAFATVRLADSEPESIDLVKPSEELVLINNRIIHKPIPESDVVWARVEVTATTATMETGMGAYKRIKPVLNRLITVGNKAERNKEVADLNSKTGNIQDFAFNLLTAPIYDDILAKSEYQGNLEAPVAKVVLSRDGVDVKEAMMQSNAFQFTGMNTLTAQKDSKYVVKGFDAKGYLLQTLPLQLLSAANKLSANDYMIDATSLSGKYGENIAYVRIWKDGKAIGQAATNNGIFTLSAMLNYKLNVADNVEIVGVDKNYKELNRVALGIYSYELSADVYLVGAASLTGKVGKGMGKIQLTMAGKVVKEVAPKGDGTFEFTNVADLLVAGSDVRVSGLDKDNIIQKSVIVPVRDYRLSVEPYQIGQNELVGTCGQDIVSVDFQTLDGMWLSAVINPTTRRFHFAGMAEYAFNETIHLEARNSDGDICHTMVVNVKDYTLMVSAYEMGKVQLDGIAGKDIVKVQLMNGNGTPKMVDVRNRAFQFTIMLLQDIQPTSDVMIQGLDSFGKVQNQVTLTILDYTVTAPFLEVGQDVYRGTYGKDVFKVRFIINGTVVQATTENGIYTFTGLKKFNIQTKDTVDVIAVQQEKHIERYRVPVAVYDFSLAGPVYSLDQTVYSGNYGEHIYMVALLVNRVQKAVATKANGVYTFSNMASWIKNSEDTVEIVGIDAQGVVRKTYPLSIKDERLLISDYVLGEGTYQGSFGGAIAKVRLWVNGKVEQQAQTSQGIFTFTNMDGLIKSDQVLAEVVGVTSNYVELARRVVTILDYRLTLTTSTYILGSPNYLTGSRGKDIAKIFLFINGEKTTRNAGYTDAGFQIYLPLHVKSVSSPTQKYELVGFDKDDQIRSRQEFTVIPR
- a CDS encoding 1,4-dihydroxy-2-naphthoate polyprenyltransferase, translated to MAHGSKSAIARRSGFHKWWMLLRPHTLVASFVPVFLGTSVAMSYETFHFTRFLVMLISCFLIQTSANLFNEYYDFKKGQDDEHTVGNGGAIVRNGMKPGFILFLAIFLYVLAILGGIYLCMDVNNWWIGLLGIISMVVGYLYTGGPYPIAYTPFGEIMAGFFMGGIITFISFYIQAGFIGSFIVYVSIPVMVLVGNLLLANSIRDLEPDKANGRLTLAILLGRKGALALFIGAFIFAYVWEIALIFTIEATPWILIILLSVPEAVKAVRHFIGKSVPITMVPAMKATSKALTFFGILLAIAFLISLLSANMVDF